One window from the genome of Halomicrobium zhouii encodes:
- a CDS encoding glycosyltransferase family 2 protein, whose amino-acid sequence MSQSQNGSSITYSVVVPVYKEEDTISQCLDSVLQTGLAHPQLEILVVDGMSEDRTPEIVTEYAAEHESIQLLENPDRTTPSGLNLGFRESSNDVIVMLSGHSRINSEFFHHLDETFTDIAPDAGVVGGRMAPVGDTYTERAIAASLSTPIGSSSQRFEPVEGYVETVNFGAYRRRVVEDVGLLDEELPRAQDYEYNRRVRDAGYKIYQNPSIKAYYSPRSSYMALSRQYYGNGIWKANVHRTFGDYPLPPELLLLGLVLAGGIGLSMTAVLIPVFAVGVFAYLLLLWCTGVKTLQQRNDTMTLLPGVVAALIVIHASFGTGFLLGTVRGVMQ is encoded by the coding sequence ATGTCACAGAGCCAGAATGGCTCGTCGATCACTTACTCGGTGGTCGTCCCAGTCTACAAGGAAGAAGACACGATATCCCAGTGTCTCGATTCCGTACTACAGACTGGCCTCGCTCATCCCCAACTCGAAATCCTAGTCGTCGACGGTATGAGCGAAGATCGAACCCCAGAGATTGTCACCGAGTACGCTGCCGAACACGAGTCCATCCAGTTACTCGAAAACCCGGATCGCACTACCCCATCGGGGCTGAATCTCGGCTTTCGGGAGAGCAGCAACGACGTTATTGTAATGCTCAGCGGCCACAGCCGCATCAACTCCGAGTTCTTCCATCATCTGGACGAGACTTTCACGGACATAGCCCCTGACGCCGGCGTTGTCGGCGGGCGAATGGCGCCAGTTGGGGACACATACACAGAGCGGGCTATTGCGGCCTCGTTGTCGACACCAATCGGTTCCAGCAGTCAACGGTTCGAACCTGTGGAAGGGTACGTCGAGACAGTCAACTTCGGAGCGTATCGGCGTCGTGTGGTTGAGGACGTCGGCCTACTAGACGAGGAGCTGCCTCGGGCCCAAGACTACGAGTACAACAGGCGCGTTCGGGACGCTGGATATAAAATTTACCAAAACCCTTCGATCAAGGCATACTACTCGCCAAGGTCTAGCTACATGGCGCTCTCGAGACAGTACTACGGAAATGGGATTTGGAAGGCGAACGTTCATCGAACGTTCGGGGACTACCCGCTGCCACCGGAACTGTTACTCTTAGGCCTCGTACTAGCAGGTGGAATTGGGTTGAGTATGACTGCAGTTCTGATACCTGTGTTTGCCGTCGGAGTGTTCGCCTATTTATTGCTACTCTGGTGCACAGGTGTGAAGACGCTCCAACAGCGGAACGATACAATGACGCTTCTCCCAGGCGTCGTGGCAGCACTGATCGTAATCCACGCTTCGTTCGGTACCGGTTTTCTCCTGGGGACTGTGCGCGGTGTGATGCAGTAG
- a CDS encoding DegT/DnrJ/EryC1/StrS family aminotransferase, with protein MDQETVDDVADVLESGRYVKGPVLEQFESEFAAASEVDHAVGVSNGTAALLLAMKAIGVGSGDEVLAPAHTYFATVSPVLELGATPRFVDIDPDRYTMDPALLREAIQAAEDPATIVVTHMHGQPADMDPITDVAAEYDLPVVEDAAQAHLAEYDGEMVGSIGDVGCFSFYPTKNMTVGGDGGMITTDDPAIADEARALRNHGRNEKGEHVVLGLNYRLDEIKAAVGRHQLDALPDWSAGRQRAASAYDERLMDVDWVVTPTTYGNAEHVYHHYPVQVPADKRSAFRAHLDDYGVDTGIHYERAVHEQPAVRDRVGLVDVPVAEEYCRRTVSLPMHPRLSTEEIDHVVDAIESFEVDA; from the coding sequence ATGGATCAAGAGACCGTCGACGACGTGGCTGACGTCCTGGAGAGCGGACGTTACGTGAAAGGGCCCGTCCTAGAGCAGTTCGAGAGTGAGTTTGCGGCGGCCTCCGAGGTCGACCACGCAGTCGGCGTCTCGAACGGGACTGCCGCGCTTTTACTTGCGATGAAAGCGATCGGGGTCGGATCGGGCGACGAAGTGCTCGCGCCGGCACACACCTATTTCGCTACTGTTTCACCCGTTCTCGAACTCGGTGCGACGCCTCGCTTCGTCGACATCGATCCCGACCGGTACACGATGGACCCGGCCCTGCTGCGAGAGGCGATCCAGGCAGCGGAGGACCCCGCTACAATCGTCGTCACGCACATGCACGGACAGCCGGCCGATATGGATCCCATCACCGACGTCGCAGCCGAGTACGACCTTCCCGTCGTGGAAGACGCCGCGCAGGCCCACCTCGCGGAGTACGACGGTGAGATGGTCGGTAGTATCGGTGACGTCGGGTGCTTCTCGTTCTATCCGACGAAGAACATGACCGTCGGCGGCGACGGCGGCATGATCACCACTGACGACCCGGCGATCGCAGACGAGGCGCGTGCGCTCCGGAACCACGGCCGGAACGAGAAGGGCGAGCACGTCGTCCTCGGACTCAACTACCGGCTCGACGAGATCAAGGCCGCGGTCGGGCGCCACCAGCTCGACGCGCTGCCGGACTGGTCGGCAGGACGTCAGCGGGCCGCTTCAGCGTACGACGAGCGATTGATGGACGTCGACTGGGTCGTCACACCGACGACGTACGGGAACGCCGAGCACGTTTATCATCACTATCCCGTCCAGGTCCCAGCCGACAAACGGTCGGCGTTCCGCGCCCATCTGGACGATTACGGCGTCGACACTGGTATTCACTACGAACGGGCAGTCCACGAGCAGCCTGCCGTCCGCGACCGCGTCGGTTTGGTTGACGTACCCGTTGCCGAAGAGTATTGTCGCCGGACCGTCTCGCTGCCGATGCATCCGCGGCTCTCGACGGAGGAAATCGATCACGTAGTCGACGCGATCGAATCGTTCGAGGTGGACGCGTGA